The following are from one region of the Natronosporangium hydrolyticum genome:
- a CDS encoding Gfo/Idh/MocA family protein: MNDDSPPRAALIGADGYGRWHRRVLAELADAGEITAVGLCDPADIVPAPDAPIPPGARLFRDYRRLLAETRPAVVVIATPPHTHVEIAAAAAEAGADLLLEKPPVTSYSEHVALAAVLAATGSVAQVGFQALGSAALAELTAALASGAYGRVTGVSAVGAWQRPDSYYRRAPWAGRRRLAGRPVLDGALANPFAHALMQCLAVAEQVGGGPPQITDLALERYCARPIEVDDTAVLRAELDGGLPMVVAVTLCADQHLAGEVIVHTERGPAVLRYTEDRLQLPGESTPRPVPGRTGLLANLLAHRSTGTPLLAPLARTEPFTVLISAITGAPPPQPLAPSAVAAQGEGDDRVVMVPGVSAVMQTAAEQLALPSELGVGWATTPTHCNISAYRQP; encoded by the coding sequence ATGAACGATGACAGCCCACCGCGGGCAGCGCTGATCGGCGCCGACGGCTACGGTCGTTGGCACCGGCGGGTGTTGGCCGAACTTGCCGATGCTGGCGAGATTACGGCCGTGGGCCTGTGTGACCCGGCCGATATCGTGCCGGCGCCCGACGCCCCGATCCCGCCCGGTGCTCGACTCTTCCGCGACTACCGCCGGCTCCTGGCGGAGACCCGGCCGGCCGTGGTGGTCATCGCGACACCGCCACACACCCATGTGGAGATCGCGGCCGCCGCCGCCGAGGCCGGCGCCGACCTGTTGTTGGAGAAGCCGCCGGTGACCAGCTACTCCGAGCACGTCGCCCTAGCGGCGGTGCTCGCCGCTACCGGGAGCGTCGCCCAGGTCGGTTTCCAGGCACTGGGGTCGGCGGCGCTGGCGGAGCTCACCGCCGCCCTGGCCAGTGGCGCGTACGGCCGGGTCACCGGGGTGAGCGCGGTCGGTGCCTGGCAACGCCCGGACTCCTACTACCGCCGGGCGCCGTGGGCCGGACGGCGCCGGCTGGCGGGTCGGCCGGTACTCGACGGGGCGTTGGCGAACCCGTTCGCCCACGCGCTGATGCAGTGTCTGGCGGTGGCCGAGCAGGTCGGTGGCGGACCCCCACAGATCACCGACCTAGCGTTGGAGCGCTACTGCGCGCGCCCGATCGAGGTGGACGACACCGCGGTGCTGCGCGCCGAACTCGACGGTGGTCTGCCGATGGTGGTGGCGGTGACCCTCTGCGCCGACCAGCACCTGGCCGGCGAGGTGATCGTCCACACCGAGCGGGGACCGGCCGTCCTCCGCTACACCGAGGACCGGCTGCAACTACCGGGCGAGTCCACACCGCGCCCGGTGCCCGGCCGGACCGGGCTGCTGGCGAATCTGCTGGCGCACCGGTCCACCGGCACACCGCTGTTGGCGCCGCTGGCGCGTACCGAGCCGTTCACCGTGCTGATCTCCGCGATCACCGGGGCGCCACCGCCCCAGCCACTGGCGCCCAGTGCCGTGGCCGCGCAGGGCGAGGGCGACGATCGGGTGGTCATGGTGCCCGGGGTGAGCGCGGTGATGCAGACGGCGGCGGAACAGTTGGCGTTGCCGAGCGAGCTCGGGGTCGGCTGGGCGACCACCCCGACACACTGCAACATATCTGCATATCGGCAGCCTTGA
- a CDS encoding mannitol dehydrogenase family protein: protein MRAGTTDEPGVTVDRLCRATISRLPPASRPLLDPADLRPGILHLGLGAFHRAHQAVFTEAAIAARGGDWGIVAVAPRNRPLVDALTAQDGLFSVASRDQAETDIRVVGALHGVRHAPSDPGAVVALLADPAIRVVTLTVTEKAYRLDPATGQLQLDAALRAELTRHTPPASVPALLALGLSARARADAGPLAVVSCDNLPANGRQLASMARQALTLAEPPAVDWVTSHVRFPSTMVDRIVPATTPETLATVRSALGLTDEAAVAAEPYRQWVIEDDFPAGRPAWEAAGAVLTDDAGPYERLKLRALNGVHSTLAYLGALAGCRTIDQALALPGASAMVSMLLRDDIAASLTPPAGVSVAEYGQSVLDRFANPATGHRTRQVAMDGSQKLPQRLVHMVADRRSAGELPQWGALALAAWMRFVCGQADDGRALPLDDPLADEIRHRLAAAERTPAGVVTALLGLESVFPASLRHDAELADLLTQWLTTLARHGVRDTLAGMGVTA, encoded by the coding sequence CCTCGGGCTCGGCGCCTTCCACCGCGCCCACCAGGCGGTCTTCACCGAAGCGGCGATCGCCGCCCGCGGCGGCGACTGGGGCATTGTGGCGGTCGCCCCCCGCAACCGGCCGTTGGTCGACGCGCTGACCGCCCAGGACGGGCTGTTCAGCGTCGCCAGCCGCGACCAGGCGGAGACCGACATCCGGGTAGTGGGGGCGCTACACGGGGTCCGGCATGCCCCGAGCGACCCGGGCGCGGTGGTGGCGCTGCTGGCCGACCCGGCGATCCGGGTGGTCACCCTCACGGTCACCGAGAAGGCGTACCGGCTGGATCCCGCGACCGGCCAGCTCCAGCTGGACGCCGCGCTGCGGGCAGAACTCACCCGGCATACCCCACCGGCGAGCGTGCCGGCGCTGCTGGCGCTGGGCTTGTCGGCCCGGGCCCGGGCCGACGCCGGGCCGCTCGCGGTGGTCAGTTGCGACAACCTGCCGGCCAACGGTCGGCAGCTGGCCAGCATGGCCAGGCAGGCGTTGACGCTCGCCGAGCCACCAGCCGTCGACTGGGTGACCAGCCACGTCCGGTTCCCGAGCACCATGGTGGACCGGATCGTGCCGGCGACCACTCCGGAAACGCTCGCCACCGTCCGGTCTGCGCTGGGCCTGACCGACGAGGCCGCGGTCGCCGCCGAGCCGTACCGGCAGTGGGTGATCGAGGACGACTTCCCCGCCGGCCGGCCGGCCTGGGAGGCGGCCGGAGCGGTGCTGACCGACGACGCCGGCCCGTACGAGCGGCTGAAGCTCCGGGCACTCAACGGGGTCCACTCCACACTGGCCTACCTCGGGGCGCTGGCTGGGTGCCGCACCATCGACCAGGCGCTGGCGCTGCCGGGTGCGTCGGCGATGGTGTCGATGCTGCTGCGCGACGACATCGCCGCCAGCCTGACGCCGCCGGCCGGTGTCTCGGTCGCCGAGTACGGCCAGTCGGTGCTGGACCGCTTCGCCAACCCGGCCACCGGTCATCGGACCCGCCAAGTCGCCATGGACGGCAGCCAGAAGCTGCCGCAGCGGCTGGTGCATATGGTGGCTGACCGGAGATCCGCCGGTGAGCTGCCCCAGTGGGGTGCGCTGGCGCTCGCGGCGTGGATGCGGTTCGTCTGCGGGCAGGCCGACGATGGCCGGGCGTTGCCGCTCGACGACCCGCTGGCCGACGAGATCCGCCACCGGCTGGCGGCGGCGGAGCGCACTCCGGCCGGTGTGGTCACGGCGCTGTTGGGACTGGAGTCGGTCTTTCCGGCGTCGCTGCGCCACGATGCCGAGTTGGCGGACCTGCTGACCCAATGGTTGACCACCCTGGCTCGGCACGGCGTCCGAGACACCCTCGCCGGGATGGGAGTAACAGCATGA